GGAGGAGTTTCTCAAGCTCTAGACTTTGCCATTGCGCTAAAGATGCTCCGTTGGTGCAACAACCGGCAAGGTGACGGCCAAACGGACTGCGCAACCGTGGGCATTGTCATGAAAATGCAGAGATGGGTTATTGGAGGCTATAGGAGGTGAGACCAATGAAAGCGCTGACGTTTGTCGGATTGGGAAAATATGAGACGGCCCAGTATGGCTACGCTGGAAGGATTGTGGAGTCGAATCTCTTTCCCGTTGCCCTCTACGAGTTTTTTCAGCCGGATCAAATGATCGTCTTCGTCACTGAGCAATCGCGAGCGCGTTATTGGGACGAGTTATGTCAGAAGCTTGCCGGGAAGATCGAACCCGAACCGGTTGAAATCCCTTGGGGCAGCGATCCTGATGAACTTTGGACCATCTTCGATCGCGTCGTCGAAAGTGTGAGCGAGGGCGAGGAAGTGCTCTTTGACATCACGCATGGATTTCGCTCACTGCCGTTTGTCGTCTTCCTGGCCGTCGCCTATCTTCGGGCGGTCAAAAAAGTAAGCGTGCGTGGTATCGTCTACGGCGCATTCGAAGCCAAAGATAGCGAAGGGCGCGCGCCGATGTTCGATCTCTCACCATTTTTGAGTTTGCTCGATTGGCTGGCTGCCGTTCATCTCTTTCGCCGGAGTGGATCGGCGGATGATCTCTCCCGATTACTCCAGGAGATTCAAGATCAGGCTTGGTGCGGATCGGCAGCCGAGCCGTCAGACAAG
The Blastocatellia bacterium genome window above contains:
- the csx2 gene encoding TIGR02221 family CRISPR-associated protein, translated to MKALTFVGLGKYETAQYGYAGRIVESNLFPVALYEFFQPDQMIVFVTEQSRARYWDELCQKLAGKIEPEPVEIPWGSDPDELWTIFDRVVESVSEGEEVLFDITHGFRSLPFVVFLAVAYLRAVKKVSVRGIVYGAFEAKDSEGRAPMFDLSPFLSLLDWLAAVHLFRRSGSADDLSRLLQEIQDQAWCGSAAEPSDKPKKLKTMGGQINELSQALLLIRPLEVMEKAEHLVNQVAPAALKEAEHWAKPFALVAPALKQELSQFASPPSAKNLDVQRRMINWYVERGLLVQAITLARELLVTKTC